One genomic region from Arthrobacter pigmenti encodes:
- a CDS encoding alternate-type signal peptide domain-containing protein has product MKKLTGATIAGAAGIVLLAGGTTFALWSDSETVDAGTVQSGTLAITPSGTGTWNDISTGTPEDITDISTFLIVPGDTIEYTNSYTVGASGDNLTADLALSTPVDATGDAELVAATTVTQSFTDELGAPVVGGAITSANDGDVITATVTIEFDAATTGTTAQGQALDLSDLTVSLTQTTTP; this is encoded by the coding sequence ATGAAAAAGTTGACAGGGGCTACAATCGCGGGGGCGGCAGGCATCGTACTGCTTGCAGGCGGCACAACGTTCGCGCTGTGGAGCGACAGCGAAACGGTCGATGCCGGCACAGTGCAGTCGGGGACGCTCGCTATAACGCCGAGCGGAACCGGGACCTGGAACGACATCTCTACCGGCACGCCGGAGGACATCACTGATATTTCCACGTTCCTCATTGTGCCGGGCGACACCATTGAATACACGAACTCCTACACCGTGGGGGCCAGTGGCGATAACCTCACCGCTGACCTGGCGTTGTCAACCCCGGTCGATGCGACCGGTGACGCTGAGCTGGTTGCGGCAACCACGGTCACGCAGAGCTTCACCGACGAACTTGGAGCGCCGGTGGTTGGCGGAGCTATCACCAGCGCGAATGATGGCGACGTCATCACCGCCACAGTGACTATCGAATTCGATGCCGCGACGACCGGTACAACTGCCCAGGGTCAAGCCCTCGATCTGAGCGATCTGACGGTCAGCCTAACGCAGACAACCACACCGTAG
- a CDS encoding SipW-dependent-type signal peptide-containing protein produces MKRFFVIVAGVVLVLGMGTSVTLALWNDSETIDGATIRSGVLNLNINGQAEYNVGTLDNLYPGGVTTTKLELNGQASGNLGLDYTLTSLLTDPSNASSALFGVVDVQVYAQTTASAPCAKTGTPAGTQIYGAAGGYADLASMSVTASLVATTATANTEHLCVRFTIPTGTAATVGGVNISDATTSFRLHFAGEGTR; encoded by the coding sequence GTGAAACGGTTCTTTGTGATCGTTGCCGGAGTAGTGCTGGTCCTCGGTATGGGGACCAGCGTGACTCTTGCGTTGTGGAACGATTCCGAAACGATTGATGGTGCCACGATAAGATCTGGCGTCCTAAACCTGAACATCAACGGTCAGGCGGAGTACAACGTCGGAACTTTGGACAACCTCTACCCGGGGGGCGTTACCACGACAAAACTCGAGTTGAACGGGCAGGCGTCGGGCAACCTTGGCCTCGATTACACGCTTACGTCTCTGTTGACGGACCCATCAAATGCGTCGTCTGCGCTGTTTGGCGTCGTTGATGTGCAGGTCTACGCACAGACAACGGCATCAGCACCCTGTGCCAAGACCGGAACCCCTGCCGGAACCCAAATCTACGGCGCCGCAGGCGGTTATGCAGACCTGGCATCAATGTCGGTGACGGCCTCACTGGTCGCGACGACTGCGACGGCGAACACCGAGCATCTGTGCGTGCGCTTCACCATTCCCACGGGCACGGCGGCAACCGTCGGCGGGGTTAATATCAGCGATGCGACCACATCGTTCAGACTGCATTTCGCTGGCGAGGGGACGCGGTGA
- a CDS encoding ABC transporter ATP-binding protein, whose protein sequence is MSRILLHPTAGYHRADGRPDAAVGFIIPADVQGSAQRQNVYMSPESPRYPRLAILWSFIRPHSKTLVLGLVLALATTATMLATPMVTKWVLDSVAASESLVEPILVLIGLLLVGSAVGLWQWILLGTLAETVVLDARESMVKRFFRAKVAELTGRPTGELVTRVTSDTVLLREAASSSAVSLVNGTIALIGTLVLMGVLDLVLLGTTLASIVVVGILFALLMPRIAKAEEQAQESIGNLGGVLEGALRAIRTVKASRAEERQTERIVSDARESAAHSVRAIKTQAFAWTIAWGGIQLAIIVVLGVGAWRVGLGVLEVSSLIAFLLYAFQIMGPITELTQNVTALQSGLAAAARIRQIQSLELEVDNDDDGGATLGGGATDTVIEFRDVHAAYGPDAPPAVDGVSVRIPRRGHTAVVGPSGAGKTTLFSLLLRFIEPQEGEILLDGRPYSSYTHREVRGRLAYVEQETPIVPGSIRDNLLFTHPDASEEEIWDTLREVRLDEKVLSLPEGLDTPLSSTSVSGGQRQRIALARAVLRTPDVLLLDEATAQVDGLTEAAIHDCIRSRAATGAVLTIAHRLSTVIDADTILVMEAGRIRARGTHEELLATDELYRQLVEALRIVETVSG, encoded by the coding sequence GTGTCGAGAATACTCCTGCACCCAACAGCGGGCTACCATCGGGCGGACGGGCGGCCGGACGCCGCCGTCGGGTTCATCATTCCGGCTGATGTGCAAGGCTCCGCCCAGCGCCAGAATGTGTACATGAGCCCGGAATCTCCCCGCTACCCCCGCCTGGCCATCCTCTGGTCATTTATCCGCCCGCACAGCAAAACCCTGGTGCTGGGCCTGGTTCTGGCGCTTGCGACGACGGCGACAATGCTCGCGACGCCGATGGTCACCAAGTGGGTGCTCGATTCGGTTGCCGCGTCCGAGTCGCTGGTGGAGCCGATCCTTGTGTTGATTGGGCTGCTGTTGGTTGGCTCGGCAGTGGGTCTATGGCAGTGGATCCTGCTGGGTACACTCGCGGAAACGGTGGTGCTCGACGCCCGCGAGTCGATGGTGAAGCGCTTCTTCCGCGCGAAAGTCGCGGAGCTGACCGGGCGGCCCACCGGCGAGCTCGTCACCCGCGTCACCTCCGACACCGTGCTGCTGCGGGAGGCGGCGTCGTCGAGCGCGGTAAGCCTGGTCAACGGGACCATCGCGCTGATCGGAACACTTGTGCTCATGGGCGTGCTGGATCTGGTGCTGCTTGGGACAACGCTGGCGTCCATCGTGGTAGTAGGCATCCTGTTTGCGTTGCTGATGCCGCGGATCGCGAAGGCGGAGGAGCAGGCGCAGGAATCAATCGGTAACCTCGGCGGCGTACTTGAGGGTGCGCTTCGGGCCATTCGCACGGTGAAGGCGAGCCGTGCCGAGGAACGCCAAACTGAACGTATCGTTAGTGACGCCCGCGAATCCGCCGCACACAGCGTCCGGGCCATCAAGACGCAGGCCTTCGCATGGACCATTGCGTGGGGTGGGATCCAGCTGGCCATCATCGTGGTGCTGGGTGTCGGCGCGTGGCGGGTGGGCCTCGGCGTGCTCGAGGTCTCCAGCCTCATCGCCTTCCTGCTCTACGCGTTCCAGATCATGGGGCCGATCACCGAACTCACCCAGAACGTCACAGCCCTGCAGTCCGGCCTCGCCGCTGCCGCCCGGATCCGTCAGATCCAGAGCCTGGAGCTGGAAGTCGACAACGACGACGACGGCGGCGCCACCTTGGGCGGCGGTGCCACCGACACCGTGATCGAGTTCCGCGACGTCCACGCGGCCTATGGGCCGGATGCGCCGCCCGCCGTGGATGGAGTGTCGGTGCGGATTCCGCGCCGGGGACACACCGCCGTCGTCGGGCCTTCGGGTGCCGGGAAGACCACCCTGTTCTCCCTGCTGCTGCGGTTCATTGAGCCGCAGGAAGGGGAGATCCTGCTCGACGGGAGACCGTACTCGAGCTACACGCACCGGGAGGTTCGGGGAAGGCTCGCGTATGTGGAGCAGGAGACGCCGATTGTGCCGGGCAGTATCCGCGACAACCTGCTGTTCACCCACCCGGATGCGTCCGAAGAGGAAATCTGGGACACGCTGCGCGAGGTGCGGCTGGATGAGAAGGTTCTGTCGCTGCCGGAGGGGTTGGATACGCCGCTCTCGAGTACGTCGGTCTCAGGTGGACAGCGGCAACGGATAGCGCTCGCCCGGGCCGTGCTCCGGACGCCGGACGTGCTGTTGCTGGATGAGGCGACGGCACAGGTTGATGGGCTGACCGAGGCCGCGATTCACGACTGCATCCGGTCCAGGGCTGCTACCGGCGCTGTGCTGACGATCGCGCACCGGTTGTCGACGGTGATTGACGCCGACACGATCCTCGTGATGGAGGCCGGACGGATCCGCGCACGAGGGACGCATGAGGAGCTGCTCGCGACCGATGAGCTGTACCGGCAGCTGGTCGAGGCGCTGCGGATCGTGGAGACGGTGTCGGGGTAG
- the pstB gene encoding phosphate ABC transporter ATP-binding protein PstB, with translation MSKRIDVKDLNVYYSKFLAVEDVNISIEARSVTAFIGPSGCGKSTFLRTLNRMHEVIPGARVEGEVLLDGDNLYDSAVDPVTVRSQIGMVFQRPNPFPTMSIRDNVLAGVKLNNKRISKSDADALVEKSLRGANLWNEVKDRLGRPGSGLSGGQQQRLCIARAIAVSPEVILMDEPCSALDPISTLAIEDLINELKSEYTVVIVTHNMQQAARVSDKTAFFNIAGTGKPGKLIEYGETTNIFNMPTQKATEDYVSGRFG, from the coding sequence TTGTCCAAGCGCATAGACGTCAAAGACCTCAACGTCTACTACAGCAAGTTCCTCGCCGTGGAAGACGTCAACATCAGCATTGAGGCACGCTCAGTCACCGCATTCATCGGCCCCTCAGGTTGCGGCAAGTCCACCTTCCTCCGCACCCTGAACCGCATGCACGAGGTAATCCCGGGTGCCCGGGTTGAGGGTGAGGTGCTGCTCGACGGCGACAATTTGTACGACTCCGCCGTGGACCCGGTGACAGTACGCAGCCAGATCGGCATGGTGTTCCAGCGGCCCAACCCGTTCCCCACCATGTCCATCCGCGACAACGTGCTGGCCGGCGTGAAGCTCAACAACAAGCGGATCTCCAAGTCAGACGCCGACGCCCTCGTAGAGAAGTCCCTGCGCGGCGCCAACCTGTGGAACGAGGTCAAGGACCGCCTGGGGCGTCCGGGCTCGGGCCTCTCCGGCGGGCAGCAGCAGCGTCTCTGCATTGCGCGCGCCATAGCGGTGTCCCCCGAGGTGATCCTGATGGACGAGCCGTGCTCCGCACTGGACCCCATCTCCACCCTCGCCATCGAAGACCTCATCAATGAGCTCAAGAGCGAGTACACGGTTGTCATCGTCACGCACAACATGCAGCAGGCTGCGCGCGTTTCGGACAAGACGGCGTTCTTCAACATCGCGGGCACCGGTAAGCCCGGCAAGCTCATCGAGTACGGCGAAACGACCAACATCTTCAACATGCCGACGCAGAAGGCCACGGAGGATTACGTTTCCGGCCGCTTCGGGTAA
- a CDS encoding nuclease PIN yields MKLRLFPQENAGLELLSSMAQQLVLGVRSMSGILGASTQDYDQLAEELHQYEATSTDLHFALLTSMRTSFINPLPREDLYAMSRLLSEAMEKLDGAAELIALYKLSKLSRRATEQLEVITRQAELTAEAMRQLTSLDDLEDYWIEILRLAKRAERTHRIWCSELLHDHKPLVYARHRDVANQLVDVTKDIRKVATHVGAILVKES; encoded by the coding sequence GTGAAGCTTCGCCTCTTCCCCCAGGAGAACGCAGGACTTGAACTTCTCTCCAGCATGGCCCAGCAACTGGTGCTCGGCGTGCGTAGTATGTCCGGCATCCTCGGCGCATCCACCCAGGATTACGACCAGCTCGCCGAGGAACTCCACCAGTACGAGGCCACCTCCACCGACCTGCACTTCGCCCTCCTGACCTCCATGCGGACCAGCTTCATCAACCCGCTTCCGCGCGAGGACCTCTACGCGATGTCCCGCCTGCTCAGCGAAGCAATGGAGAAGCTCGACGGCGCGGCCGAGCTCATTGCCCTGTACAAGCTGAGCAAACTCAGCCGGCGGGCAACGGAACAGCTTGAGGTCATCACCCGGCAGGCTGAACTGACCGCCGAGGCGATGCGCCAGCTCACCTCCCTTGACGACCTTGAGGACTATTGGATCGAAATCCTCCGCCTCGCCAAGCGCGCTGAACGCACGCACCGCATCTGGTGCTCCGAACTGCTCCACGACCACAAACCACTCGTCTACGCCAGGCACCGCGATGTTGCGAACCAGCTCGTCGACGTCACCAAGGACATCCGCAAGGTCGCAACCCACGTCGGCGCGATTCTCGTCAAGGAATCGTAG
- the pstA gene encoding phosphate ABC transporter permease PstA, which yields MANATLTPRRSQLTKGKLPSYAMWVVLAASVVLGAALAAVVGFSIVPWALFSALIFIVAGTVVTAVAEGGRKAKNRLALFLIYGAFLVALLPLLSVIWTVLERGVPGLTYNFLFTSMNGVTGAVDNQTVAEGTPVLGGAYHAIVGTLQITLWATLISVPIGLLTAVYLVEYSTGGHLARAITFFVDVMTGIPSIVAGLFAAALFGQIFGPGTRTGFVAAVALSVLMIPVVVRSTEEMLKIVPNELREAAYALGVRKWRTITRVVIPTAISGIASGVTLAIARVIGETAPILVTAGFASSINWNVFGDWMSTLPTFIYYQILTPTSPTAIDPSTQRAWAAALVLIIMVMLLNLAARLIARLFAPKTSR from the coding sequence ATGGCCAATGCAACCTTGACCCCGCGCCGCTCGCAGCTCACCAAGGGCAAGCTGCCCTCCTACGCCATGTGGGTGGTGCTCGCCGCCTCAGTGGTGCTCGGTGCCGCGCTCGCCGCCGTCGTCGGCTTCAGTATTGTTCCGTGGGCGCTCTTCAGCGCGCTGATCTTCATTGTCGCGGGAACAGTGGTGACCGCCGTCGCCGAAGGCGGACGGAAGGCGAAGAACCGGCTCGCACTGTTCCTGATCTACGGCGCCTTCCTTGTTGCGCTGCTGCCCCTGCTCTCCGTCATCTGGACGGTGCTGGAACGCGGGGTGCCGGGGCTGACGTACAACTTCCTGTTCACGTCCATGAACGGTGTGACCGGTGCGGTGGACAACCAGACGGTGGCCGAGGGGACTCCGGTCCTGGGAGGCGCGTACCACGCAATTGTGGGCACCCTGCAGATCACGCTGTGGGCAACGCTCATCTCGGTGCCGATCGGGCTTCTGACCGCCGTGTATCTCGTGGAGTACTCCACCGGAGGCCATCTGGCGCGCGCCATCACGTTCTTCGTCGACGTGATGACCGGTATCCCCTCAATCGTCGCCGGGCTGTTCGCCGCAGCTCTCTTCGGGCAGATCTTCGGCCCGGGCACGCGCACGGGCTTTGTTGCCGCCGTCGCGCTCTCAGTGCTGATGATCCCGGTTGTTGTGCGCTCCACAGAGGAGATGCTCAAGATCGTCCCCAACGAGCTTCGCGAGGCCGCCTACGCCCTCGGCGTGCGGAAATGGCGCACCATCACCCGGGTGGTCATCCCGACGGCGATCTCCGGGATCGCGTCCGGCGTCACCCTCGCAATCGCCCGGGTAATCGGCGAGACCGCACCCATCCTGGTGACTGCCGGCTTCGCGAGTTCCATCAACTGGAACGTCTTCGGTGACTGGATGAGCACGCTGCCCACGTTCATCTACTACCAGATCCTGACCCCGACCTCCCCGACTGCCATTGACCCGAGTACGCAGCGTGCGTGGGCTGCCGCGCTGGTGCTGATCATCATGGTCATGCTCCTGAACCTGGCGGCACGCCTGATCGCCCGCCTCTTCGCTCCCAAGACCAGCCGCTGA
- a CDS encoding inorganic phosphate transporter, translating to MEVFLLGLVVLLAGGFAFINGFHDVSNSIATSVRTRALTPTLAVILAAGFNLIGALMSTSLATLFTGESISLPAGQSGLGILFAALLSACAWGIFTWYRGKPSSSTHALIGGLIGAGGAAAFLGRGSIGGSDRVFLLEIALPLLLSPLVAYLLAYIMVFPATWLLRHNSPRKVNTGNRMAQAVLTGTFALGHGLQDGQRTMAVVVLALIGAGVYDGGGVPVWVQVFAAVLLAAGSLCGGWRITHTLSNRLVRIDPLRGMTAQGVSSVMLFVGALSLHMPLSSTHTMTSAIVGAGANQRFATVRGRVLRSVLLVWITTAPATALLSAILYLAMSPLL from the coding sequence GTGGAGGTCTTCCTCCTCGGTCTCGTTGTGCTTCTTGCGGGCGGCTTCGCGTTCATCAACGGCTTTCACGACGTCTCCAACTCCATCGCCACCTCCGTCCGCACCCGCGCTCTGACGCCCACTTTGGCAGTGATACTTGCGGCGGGGTTCAACCTCATCGGCGCCCTGATGAGTACTAGCCTGGCCACTCTCTTCACGGGCGAAAGCATCAGCCTGCCCGCCGGCCAGAGCGGCCTCGGCATTCTGTTCGCTGCGCTGCTGTCCGCGTGCGCGTGGGGAATCTTCACCTGGTATCGGGGGAAGCCGTCGTCGTCCACCCACGCGCTTATCGGCGGACTGATCGGGGCTGGCGGGGCGGCCGCCTTCCTGGGCAGAGGGTCCATTGGCGGCTCAGACCGCGTATTCCTCCTCGAGATCGCGCTTCCGCTGCTTCTCTCCCCGCTGGTGGCCTACCTGCTGGCATACATCATGGTCTTCCCGGCCACCTGGCTGCTGCGCCACAATTCGCCACGGAAGGTGAACACCGGCAACCGGATGGCGCAGGCAGTGCTCACGGGCACATTCGCGCTTGGGCATGGTCTTCAGGATGGGCAGCGCACCATGGCAGTAGTTGTGCTCGCGCTGATTGGCGCCGGAGTTTACGACGGCGGCGGCGTACCTGTCTGGGTTCAGGTCTTCGCCGCTGTGCTGCTTGCCGCGGGGTCGCTGTGCGGCGGGTGGCGCATCACCCACACACTCTCCAACCGGCTGGTCCGCATCGACCCGCTGCGCGGCATGACGGCCCAGGGCGTCAGTTCGGTGATGCTGTTTGTCGGCGCGCTCTCCCTGCACATGCCGCTTTCGAGCACGCACACCATGACCTCGGCAATTGTCGGCGCTGGCGCCAACCAGCGCTTCGCCACCGTCCGTGGCCGGGTGTTGCGGTCCGTCCTCCTGGTGTGGATTACGACGGCGCCGGCCACCGCGCTGCTCTCGGCGATCCTCTACCTCGCGATGAGTCCGCTACTCTAG
- the pstC gene encoding phosphate ABC transporter permease subunit PstC yields the protein MSTNALKRAGGAGQSGDKIFSGASLAAGCLILAALFSVAVFLIIEALPVFGADPSEITGGEGFFTYIFPIVIGTIIAAAIALLIATPLGIGVALFISHYAPRRFAQGFGYVIDLLAAIPSVVYGAWGYAVLAPQLAIAYDWLARNAGWIPIFEGPASQTGRTMLTAGIVLAVMVLPIITSLSREIFLQTPSLHEEAALAMGATRWEMITMAVLPFARPGIISAAMLGLGRALGETMAVALVLSGGGLTASLIQSGNQTIAAEIALNFPEAYGLRLAELIAAGLVLFVITLAVNVIARWIISRHKEFSGAN from the coding sequence GTGTCCACGAATGCACTGAAACGAGCAGGTGGTGCAGGTCAGTCCGGAGACAAGATTTTCTCCGGCGCTTCCCTTGCCGCCGGCTGCCTGATCCTGGCAGCCCTCTTCAGCGTCGCCGTCTTCCTGATCATTGAGGCCCTCCCGGTATTCGGCGCGGACCCATCGGAGATCACGGGTGGAGAAGGCTTCTTCACCTACATCTTTCCGATCGTCATCGGAACGATCATCGCGGCCGCCATCGCCCTGCTGATCGCGACGCCGCTGGGGATCGGCGTGGCACTGTTCATCTCGCACTACGCGCCACGGCGGTTCGCCCAGGGTTTTGGTTACGTGATCGACCTGCTCGCCGCCATCCCGTCCGTGGTCTACGGCGCCTGGGGTTACGCAGTGCTGGCACCGCAGTTGGCCATCGCGTACGACTGGCTTGCACGCAACGCCGGCTGGATCCCGATCTTCGAAGGCCCCGCCAGCCAGACCGGCCGCACTATGCTGACCGCCGGCATTGTGCTCGCCGTGATGGTCCTGCCCATCATCACGTCGCTGAGCCGCGAGATCTTCCTTCAGACGCCAAGCCTGCATGAGGAAGCCGCGCTCGCAATGGGCGCCACCCGGTGGGAAATGATCACGATGGCCGTACTGCCCTTCGCACGCCCCGGAATCATCAGCGCCGCCATGCTCGGCCTCGGCCGTGCGCTCGGCGAGACCATGGCCGTTGCCCTGGTGCTCTCCGGCGGCGGGCTTACCGCCAGCCTCATCCAGTCAGGCAACCAGACCATCGCGGCCGAGATCGCCCTCAACTTCCCCGAGGCGTACGGACTCCGCCTGGCCGAACTCATTGCAGCAGGCCTGGTCCTGTTCGTCATCACGCTGGCCGTCAACGTCATTGCACGCTGGATCATCAGCCGTCACAAAGAATTCTCGGGGGCTAACTAA
- a CDS encoding signal peptidase I, giving the protein MSETRRELRRTREREQHTERAAKGRAGGTLELVGRIAVWSAFAMVMVVVAATVVIPRLMGAVPLAVLTSSMEPTMPPGTLVVSKPVDPASLAVGDVITFQPVSDNPMLITHRIVGQAHKADGALSFTTRGDNNGTEDEPIIEGQVMGKVIYSVPYVGYVTTWLDREQRGWMVGAFGALLISYAVFTIMRQMLRKERT; this is encoded by the coding sequence ATGAGCGAGACGCGACGCGAATTGCGCCGGACACGTGAGCGTGAGCAGCATACTGAACGTGCAGCTAAAGGGCGGGCGGGGGGAACGCTTGAATTAGTCGGTCGGATTGCTGTGTGGTCCGCATTTGCCATGGTCATGGTGGTCGTTGCGGCTACAGTGGTGATTCCGCGGCTGATGGGCGCCGTGCCACTGGCAGTTCTCACATCGTCGATGGAACCGACGATGCCGCCTGGAACTCTGGTCGTGTCGAAGCCAGTTGATCCGGCATCCCTTGCCGTGGGCGATGTGATTACGTTTCAGCCGGTCTCGGACAATCCGATGCTTATCACGCATCGCATCGTTGGCCAGGCACACAAGGCAGACGGCGCGCTGAGCTTCACGACGCGCGGAGATAACAACGGGACTGAGGATGAACCGATCATTGAAGGGCAGGTGATGGGCAAGGTTATCTACTCGGTGCCCTACGTCGGCTACGTCACGACTTGGCTCGACCGAGAACAGCGGGGCTGGATGGTGGGTGCTTTCGGAGCACTCCTCATTAGCTACGCGGTATTCACGATCATGCGCCAGATGCTGCGAAAGGAACGAACGTGA